The following are encoded together in the Armatimonadota bacterium genome:
- the glgP gene encoding alpha-glucan family phosphorylase yields MIRPIAHNLWWSWTPDAIELLRRVDLDLWEQYGHNPVAMFGAVSQDRWQELADSDSFCQHLDRVWDAFTDYLQAETWFDRTYPESKGRHIAYFSLEYGIHESLPMYAGGLGVLAGDHLKSASDMGLPLFGIGLLYQVGYFHQYLNPDGWQQEAYTENDFHSLPVEPVIGADDRQVRVRIPTDDHEVVALVWRANVGRIALYLLDTNTEENRPEDRRITHQLYEANSEVRIRQEIVLGVGGIEALRVLGIHADAFHMNEGHAAFLALERVRRVMLENGLNFDEAVEATRVSNVFTTHTPVPAGHDRFPPALIDKYFRHYYAQLGLTLDQFLALGREDPLNPQEEFCMTVLALKLSTWRNGVSKLHGRVSRGMFQRLWPQLSIDERPIGSVTNGIHTGSFISNDMAALFDRYLGAGWRSEPGDQSIWARVKNIPEAELWRTHERRRERLVAVARKLHRDQVQRRGAGASDIARAEEVLDPEALTIGFGRRFATYKRATLIFRNPERLKAILTSRDRPVQIIFAGKAHPNDGPGKEFIRSVVHFERDPELRQRVLFLENYDVGLARYIVQGVDVWLNNPRRPLEASGTSGMKVAANGGINLSILDGWWDEAYTPEVGWAIGSGEEYQDENYQDDVESEAIYTLLEQEIVPLFYARGADGIPHGWVAKMKQSMAAICPVFNSNRMVSEYVDRFYLPGVRRGRELSDTKYARARELTTWLQRVKAGWSQLRFVKISDDAGEVTRYADRIVVSAEIALGNLSPDDILVQLQYGNVDSSQEIIEPRSGRMEYVGPGAGGTHRFMGTVECDGTGRWGYTLRILPSHRDLANPFDTGCILWA; encoded by the coding sequence ATGATCCGTCCCATCGCCCATAACCTGTGGTGGTCATGGACCCCAGACGCTATCGAGCTTCTGCGCCGCGTGGACCTGGACCTGTGGGAGCAGTACGGCCACAATCCCGTGGCGATGTTCGGCGCGGTCAGCCAGGACCGGTGGCAAGAACTGGCCGATTCCGACAGTTTCTGCCAGCATCTCGATCGCGTCTGGGATGCTTTTACTGACTATCTGCAAGCCGAGACCTGGTTCGACCGCACCTACCCGGAATCCAAGGGCCGCCACATCGCCTATTTCAGCCTGGAATACGGCATCCATGAATCCTTGCCCATGTACGCCGGCGGGCTGGGGGTGCTTGCGGGGGACCATCTGAAGAGCGCCAGCGATATGGGCCTGCCCCTGTTTGGAATCGGGCTCCTGTACCAGGTTGGATACTTCCACCAGTACCTGAACCCCGATGGCTGGCAGCAGGAAGCCTATACCGAGAACGATTTCCACTCATTGCCGGTGGAGCCCGTGATCGGTGCCGATGACCGGCAGGTCCGCGTCCGCATCCCCACCGACGACCACGAAGTCGTGGCTCTCGTGTGGCGGGCCAATGTGGGCAGAATCGCCCTGTATCTCCTGGACACCAACACCGAGGAGAACCGACCCGAGGACCGGCGCATCACCCACCAGCTTTACGAGGCCAATAGCGAGGTGCGCATCCGGCAGGAGATCGTCCTGGGAGTAGGGGGCATCGAAGCTCTGAGGGTATTGGGCATCCACGCCGACGCATTCCACATGAACGAGGGGCACGCGGCCTTCCTGGCGCTGGAGCGAGTGCGTCGCGTCATGCTCGAAAACGGCCTGAACTTCGACGAGGCGGTGGAAGCTACCCGGGTGAGTAATGTTTTCACCACCCATACCCCGGTTCCTGCAGGGCATGACCGTTTCCCACCCGCGCTCATCGACAAGTACTTCCGTCACTATTACGCGCAGCTTGGGCTGACCCTGGACCAGTTCCTCGCTCTCGGCCGCGAGGACCCGCTGAACCCTCAAGAGGAGTTCTGCATGACCGTCCTGGCCCTCAAGCTCTCCACCTGGCGAAATGGCGTGAGCAAGCTCCACGGTCGCGTCTCGCGGGGCATGTTCCAGCGCCTGTGGCCTCAGCTGTCCATCGACGAAAGACCCATCGGCTCTGTCACCAACGGCATCCACACAGGCTCGTTCATCTCCAACGACATGGCAGCGCTGTTCGACAGGTATCTGGGCGCGGGCTGGCGTTCCGAGCCGGGCGACCAGTCAATCTGGGCTCGGGTGAAGAACATCCCCGAAGCCGAACTGTGGCGAACCCACGAGCGGCGACGCGAGCGCCTCGTGGCAGTCGCCCGGAAGCTCCACCGCGACCAGGTCCAGCGCCGAGGCGCCGGAGCTAGTGACATCGCGCGAGCCGAAGAGGTGTTGGATCCCGAGGCCCTCACCATCGGTTTCGGACGCAGGTTCGCCACCTACAAGCGCGCAACCCTCATTTTCCGTAACCCGGAACGCCTCAAGGCCATCCTCACGAGCCGAGACCGGCCAGTGCAGATCATCTTCGCGGGCAAGGCCCACCCCAATGACGGGCCGGGCAAGGAATTCATCCGCAGCGTGGTCCACTTCGAGCGCGACCCCGAACTGCGCCAACGTGTCCTATTCCTGGAGAACTACGACGTCGGCCTGGCGCGGTACATTGTGCAGGGCGTGGACGTGTGGCTCAATAACCCGCGCCGGCCCCTCGAGGCGAGCGGGACCAGCGGAATGAAGGTCGCGGCCAACGGGGGCATCAACCTGAGCATCCTCGACGGCTGGTGGGATGAGGCCTACACGCCCGAGGTCGGCTGGGCTATCGGCAGTGGAGAGGAATACCAGGACGAGAACTACCAGGACGATGTGGAATCCGAGGCCATCTATACCCTCCTGGAGCAGGAGATCGTGCCGCTTTTCTACGCGCGCGGCGCAGATGGCATCCCTCACGGCTGGGTGGCGAAGATGAAGCAGTCCATGGCGGCCATCTGCCCGGTGTTCAACTCCAACCGCATGGTTAGCGAGTATGTGGACCGGTTCTACCTGCCCGGCGTGCGCCGGGGCCGGGAGCTATCGGACACGAAATACGCCCGGGCGCGGGAACTCACCACATGGCTGCAGCGGGTGAAAGCCGGTTGGTCCCAGTTGCGGTTCGTGAAGATCTCCGACGACGCGGGAGAGGTCACGCGGTACGCCGACAGGATCGTGGTGAGCGCCGAGATCGCCCTGGGCAACCTCTCACCCGACGACATTCTCGTGCAACTGCAGTACGGGAACGTGGATTCATCGCAGGAGATCATAGAGCCGCGCAGTGGGCGCATGGAGTACGTGGGGCCCGGAGCAGGCGGGACTCACCGATTCATGGGCACCGTGGAGTGCGACGGGACAGGCCGCTGGGGTTACACTCTGAGGATCCTGCCCTCCCACCGGGACCTGGCGAATCCTTTCGACACGGGCTGCATTCTGTGGGCATAG
- a CDS encoding DUF4139 domain-containing protein, with amino-acid sequence MMAPRWTVVLLLALATVTFAADLPISRVVLFSSGVGYFEREATIEGDQTVELQFRTAQINDILKSMVLLDFGGGSIAPVTYAPQDPLDRILSSFAVDISDNPNVPELWDRLRGAKARVVTDRTQEGIVFGSEKQQKSVDDKILEFDVLNLMTTTGLVQIPLWHVDSIEILDKDIDSDLRRALEAMDQARDVNKRPVVINFKGEGRRDVRIGYLLETPVWKTSYRLVSDAEGMFLQGWAIVENTTDDDWNNVRLAMVSGRPVSFVQDLYEPLYVERPEVQPSIQRAARPRTYEGAMEEEAKMMAEMAPAAPAEVPPLARRAGAAPMAAPSMAMGMGGGGMAGGMMADRSMALGQFGGTSMAAGEKVGTLFQYAIQQPVTIPRQRSAMIPIINTKVEGEKVSVFNRADDEKHPMNGIQLKNTSDLHLMAGPITVFADNVYGGDALIDDIAPGDKRLLTYAMDLSVEVDTEAKALPEEFLAAKLVRGVLTITRKSRSEMTYTIRNRAKEARTVLVEHPQDDEWKLVQPEKPEETTRATYRFRVEVEPGKTEKLVVVQERPRPDIIVIADQGPDRIEYILRTENLSDEMKATLAKVMEMQSEIAGLKNQLEEKNTRIKEIEQEQNRIRQNMAQLDRNSALYRQYVEKFTNQEAEFDKLREEARALRENIDAKQKALQDYLAGLDIQ; translated from the coding sequence ATGATGGCGCCGAGATGGACCGTCGTATTGCTCCTTGCTTTGGCCACAGTCACGTTTGCGGCGGACTTGCCCATCAGCCGCGTTGTGCTCTTCTCAAGCGGCGTGGGCTACTTTGAACGTGAGGCGACCATCGAAGGAGACCAGACTGTCGAGTTGCAGTTCCGCACCGCGCAGATCAACGACATCCTCAAGTCCATGGTCCTGCTGGACTTCGGGGGAGGGAGCATCGCTCCCGTCACTTACGCTCCCCAGGACCCGCTGGACCGGATCCTGAGCTCTTTCGCTGTGGACATCTCCGACAATCCGAACGTGCCCGAACTGTGGGACCGCCTGCGGGGCGCGAAGGCGAGGGTCGTCACCGACCGGACCCAGGAAGGCATTGTGTTTGGGTCCGAGAAGCAGCAGAAGTCGGTGGACGACAAGATCCTGGAGTTCGATGTGCTCAACCTCATGACCACCACCGGGCTGGTGCAGATCCCGCTGTGGCATGTGGACAGCATCGAGATTCTGGATAAGGACATCGACAGCGACCTGCGCCGGGCTCTCGAGGCCATGGATCAGGCTCGCGATGTGAACAAGCGGCCAGTGGTCATCAACTTCAAGGGCGAGGGCCGACGCGACGTGCGCATCGGCTACCTGCTGGAGACACCGGTCTGGAAGACCAGCTACCGCCTTGTGTCCGACGCTGAGGGCATGTTCCTGCAGGGCTGGGCGATCGTGGAGAACACCACGGACGACGACTGGAACAATGTGCGGCTCGCCATGGTCTCCGGCCGGCCTGTGAGTTTCGTCCAGGACCTGTACGAACCGCTCTATGTCGAGCGGCCGGAAGTGCAGCCGTCCATCCAGCGCGCCGCCCGCCCGCGCACGTATGAGGGCGCGATGGAGGAGGAAGCAAAGATGATGGCCGAGATGGCCCCGGCGGCGCCGGCCGAAGTGCCACCGCTCGCCCGCAGAGCCGGCGCGGCCCCAATGGCTGCCCCCTCGATGGCGATGGGAATGGGCGGCGGGGGTATGGCCGGCGGGATGATGGCCGACAGGTCCATGGCGCTGGGGCAGTTCGGCGGAACCTCCATGGCGGCGGGGGAGAAGGTGGGCACCCTCTTCCAGTACGCCATCCAGCAGCCGGTGACCATTCCCCGGCAGCGGTCGGCGATGATCCCGATCATCAACACAAAGGTTGAAGGCGAGAAGGTCTCCGTGTTCAACCGCGCCGATGATGAGAAGCACCCGATGAACGGAATCCAGCTAAAGAACACCTCGGACCTGCACCTCATGGCAGGGCCGATTACGGTGTTCGCCGATAACGTCTACGGCGGCGACGCGCTGATCGACGATATAGCCCCCGGCGACAAGCGCCTGCTCACCTACGCCATGGACCTGTCGGTGGAAGTGGACACCGAGGCCAAGGCGCTGCCCGAGGAGTTCCTCGCAGCCAAGCTGGTGCGTGGCGTCCTGACCATCACCCGCAAGAGCCGCAGCGAAATGACCTACACGATCCGCAACCGGGCGAAAGAAGCCCGAACCGTGCTCGTGGAGCACCCGCAGGATGACGAGTGGAAGCTGGTCCAGCCCGAGAAGCCCGAGGAGACCACCCGCGCGACGTACCGGTTCCGCGTTGAGGTCGAACCCGGGAAAACGGAGAAGCTCGTTGTCGTGCAGGAGCGCCCGCGGCCTGACATCATCGTCATCGCCGACCAGGGCCCGGATCGCATTGAATACATCCTGCGCACCGAGAACCTGTCCGATGAGATGAAGGCGACGCTGGCCAAGGTCATGGAGATGCAAAGCGAGATCGCCGGGCTCAAGAACCAGCTCGAGGAGAAGAACACGCGCATCAAGGAGATCGAGCAGGAACAGAACCGCATCCGCCAGAACATGGCGCAGCTCGATCGCAATAGCGCCCTGTACAGGCAGTACGTGGAGAAGTTCACCAACCAGGAGGCGGAGTTCGACAAGCTGCGCGAGGAAGCCCGGGCTTTGCGCGAGAACATCGACGCCAAGCAGAAGGCCCTGCAGGACTATCTCGCGGGGCTGGATATCCAGTAA
- a CDS encoding GNAT family N-acetyltransferase — MKVSEASTSPMVIRRAAPEDLMAAARTYLAAFPDTLQQLRAPGMRPEAVCDLLRICLEAEPESLLIGVRGEDVAGYVIAPCHPTRIIRTALLRGHLPRLVWGSLSGRYGLGIGTGLQVLLDKLHFLSSTRVKGATCEARILSIAVHPRFQGLGIGRRLLEAGLGHLRACGVCCVRLEVRPDNVPARTLYESVGFRTVGVVRDTRGPWEVMVLEWGNSDDNAPSEARPPSTDSSD; from the coding sequence ATGAAGGTCTCGGAAGCGTCTACCAGTCCGATGGTGATCCGCCGGGCCGCCCCCGAAGACCTCATGGCCGCGGCACGGACGTACCTCGCCGCATTCCCCGACACCCTCCAGCAGCTCCGGGCCCCCGGGATGAGGCCGGAAGCCGTATGCGACCTGCTGCGTATCTGCCTTGAAGCCGAACCAGAGAGCCTGTTGATTGGGGTCCGCGGGGAAGACGTGGCAGGATACGTGATCGCCCCCTGCCACCCGACCCGCATCATCCGCACAGCCCTACTCCGCGGACACCTCCCGAGACTGGTATGGGGCAGCCTGAGTGGTCGGTACGGCTTGGGCATAGGCACGGGCCTGCAAGTCCTCCTGGACAAGCTGCACTTCCTGTCATCGACCCGCGTCAAGGGCGCAACTTGTGAAGCTCGCATTCTCTCCATCGCCGTCCACCCCAGGTTCCAGGGTCTGGGGATCGGCCGCCGGCTGCTGGAGGCAGGTCTCGGCCACTTGCGGGCGTGCGGAGTCTGCTGCGTCCGCCTTGAGGTGCGCCCGGACAATGTCCCCGCCCGGACCTTGTATGAGAGCGTAGGATTCCGCACGGTGGGCGTCGTCCGCGATACCAGGGGGCCATGGGAGGTCATGGTGCTGGAGTGGGGCAATTCAGACGATAACGCCCCTTCAGAGGCCCGGCCACCCTCGACAGACTCCAGCGATTGA
- a CDS encoding PIG-L family deacetylase, whose translation MHRRRWRRALVILLVLFLVGETGRRLALSHSLYRLNLSEVLEMRDLDPPRMGERVVIFAPHEDDEVLGCAGYIQKAVKAGAHVRVVLITNGEYPELSVLLAEKTLPLRPAEFVRLGYSRQRETLAALGSLGLPKDAVTFLGYPNNYLDRMWLPSHWVPWNPVRSQRTATSRSPYANSFTPKAIYCGQSLLEDIKAILTRERPDVVITIHPDDMHVDHWPTYCFVRLALEELGLRDRKFVDGCRVYTYLIHWPGWPAPRRYRPWLRLAPPAVLATGATEWRALPLTMSETLNKHAATASYKSQGGNYDQLLASFARVNELFGVLSAVSWPTSAELAARTVIQDPAREFASSASHPRADIVTVAITRVGKRMLVEVSTREKADPRTLYHLSVHVAGCEPADRRLALYTWSGAKAEGTTLEAGALRPVAPAELTRLATGTRSYLLAPWPAPSDRGGSLLCRAWTTRMGRLIDQTAVVTLRWSTAPATGHPAR comes from the coding sequence ATGCACCGTCGCCGTTGGCGTCGGGCCCTGGTGATTCTGCTGGTGCTCTTCCTTGTTGGGGAGACAGGCAGACGGCTCGCGCTTTCACACTCTCTCTACCGGCTCAACCTCAGCGAGGTCCTGGAAATGCGGGACCTGGACCCGCCGCGCATGGGGGAGCGCGTGGTTATCTTCGCCCCCCACGAGGACGACGAAGTGCTCGGGTGCGCCGGGTACATTCAGAAAGCCGTGAAGGCGGGGGCGCACGTGAGGGTCGTCCTGATAACCAACGGCGAATACCCGGAGCTTTCCGTCCTCCTGGCGGAGAAGACCTTGCCCCTGCGCCCCGCGGAGTTTGTGCGCCTCGGGTATTCCCGGCAACGCGAGACCCTGGCGGCGCTGGGGTCTCTGGGCCTGCCGAAGGACGCCGTGACTTTCCTGGGATACCCGAACAACTACTTGGATCGAATGTGGCTCCCATCCCATTGGGTTCCGTGGAACCCGGTGCGCTCCCAACGCACGGCAACCAGTCGTTCCCCCTACGCGAACTCCTTCACCCCGAAAGCCATCTACTGCGGGCAGTCGCTTCTCGAGGACATCAAAGCCATCTTGACGCGCGAGAGGCCGGATGTGGTCATAACGATCCACCCCGATGACATGCATGTGGATCATTGGCCCACATACTGCTTCGTGCGACTGGCCCTCGAGGAGTTGGGGCTGCGCGACCGGAAGTTCGTGGATGGCTGCCGGGTCTACACCTACCTGATCCACTGGCCCGGCTGGCCGGCCCCCCGTCGCTACCGGCCGTGGCTGCGCCTTGCGCCCCCTGCTGTTCTCGCTACCGGCGCCACGGAATGGAGAGCGCTCCCCCTGACCATGTCCGAGACCCTGAACAAGCACGCGGCCACGGCTTCGTACAAGAGCCAGGGAGGCAACTACGATCAGCTGCTTGCCTCCTTCGCCCGGGTGAACGAGTTATTCGGGGTCTTGTCTGCGGTCAGTTGGCCGACCAGCGCCGAACTTGCTGCCAGAACGGTCATTCAGGACCCGGCGCGCGAATTCGCTTCGTCCGCCTCTCATCCCCGCGCCGACATCGTCACAGTTGCTATCACGCGCGTCGGCAAACGCATGCTGGTAGAGGTGTCAACGCGCGAGAAGGCGGACCCGAGAACGCTCTATCACCTCAGCGTCCACGTCGCCGGGTGCGAACCCGCGGACCGCAGACTCGCTCTCTACACTTGGAGCGGCGCGAAGGCCGAGGGGACTACGTTGGAGGCGGGCGCATTGCGGCCCGTTGCCCCCGCCGAGCTGACGAGACTCGCCACGGGCACTAGGTCGTACCTGCTGGCCCCCTGGCCCGCTCCGTCGGACCGCGGCGGTAGTCTGCTGTGCCGCGCCTGGACCACTCGAATGGGGCGTCTCATTGACCAGACTGCCGTCGTCACTCTCCGCTGGAGCACGGCTCCGGCCACAGGGCATCCTGCAAGATGA
- a CDS encoding CocE/NonD family hydrolase, producing MQFAGRALTLTGVIILLTVSCNAQKPVRPGVNKFMIPMRDGVKLATLAELPEGEGPWPVLLSRTPYNKETSLERGAFTRFGVVRVVQDMRGRFESEGTDSVFLTDGWGDLQDGYDTIQWIAAQPWCNGKIGMTGGSALGITQYLAAGAGPQALVCCHVAVGTPSLYHHAAFPGGAFGKALVEDWTRDNNFSEHAIRTALENPVYNDVWRCVDLLARAGQVTVPMMHMGGWYDVFAQGTLDAFEALQHKGGVGARGQQRLIIGPWTHGMQPTGELNFPASAYENPASQLSAPWLAYHLLGLESPILTEQLPVHYYVMGACGEPGAPGNEWRNVADWPEPATPVPVYFHESGRLALEAPEADSAGRVFRYDPANPVPTCGGCNLTIPAGPMDQRPVETRPDVLLFTSDPLPEPVEVTGRLKAKLFVSSDCPDTDFTVKLTDVYPDGRSMLVADGILRMRFREGFDREVFMKPGQVYEAEVDLWSTSLIFNKGHRVRVAVSSSNAPRFDPNPNTGAGFRANDDTRIAKNTLHVSKTHPSHIILPVR from the coding sequence ATGCAATTCGCAGGCCGAGCGCTCACACTAACCGGGGTTATCATCTTGCTTACCGTCAGCTGCAATGCGCAGAAGCCGGTTCGGCCGGGCGTGAACAAGTTCATGATCCCCATGCGCGACGGCGTGAAACTCGCGACCCTCGCGGAATTGCCCGAGGGTGAGGGCCCCTGGCCGGTGCTCTTGAGCCGGACGCCCTACAACAAGGAGACCTCCCTCGAACGCGGCGCCTTCACCCGCTTCGGTGTGGTGCGGGTGGTCCAAGACATGCGAGGACGCTTCGAATCCGAAGGCACGGACAGCGTTTTTCTCACCGACGGCTGGGGCGATCTGCAGGACGGCTACGATACCATCCAGTGGATCGCGGCCCAGCCCTGGTGCAATGGAAAGATCGGGATGACCGGGGGTTCGGCGCTGGGGATCACCCAGTACCTCGCGGCAGGGGCCGGTCCGCAAGCTCTGGTCTGCTGCCATGTGGCCGTGGGCACACCCAGCCTGTACCACCACGCCGCTTTCCCGGGAGGAGCTTTCGGCAAGGCGCTGGTGGAGGACTGGACTCGCGACAACAACTTCTCCGAGCACGCAATCAGGACCGCTCTCGAGAACCCTGTGTACAATGACGTCTGGCGCTGCGTGGATCTGCTGGCCCGTGCCGGTCAGGTGACGGTGCCGATGATGCACATGGGGGGCTGGTATGACGTATTCGCCCAGGGGACGCTGGACGCATTCGAAGCCCTCCAGCACAAAGGCGGCGTGGGCGCGCGGGGGCAGCAGCGCCTGATCATCGGCCCCTGGACCCACGGGATGCAGCCCACCGGGGAACTCAACTTCCCGGCCAGTGCCTACGAGAACCCCGCGAGCCAACTCAGCGCGCCCTGGCTGGCCTATCACCTCTTGGGCCTGGAATCGCCCATCCTCACCGAGCAGTTGCCCGTCCACTACTATGTCATGGGAGCCTGTGGCGAACCCGGTGCTCCCGGGAACGAATGGCGCAATGTGGCCGACTGGCCCGAACCTGCCACGCCGGTGCCGGTGTACTTCCACGAGTCCGGTCGCCTGGCACTGGAGGCACCCGAAGCTGATTCGGCCGGCCGAGTGTTCCGCTACGACCCGGCCAATCCTGTGCCCACCTGTGGCGGATGCAATCTCACCATCCCCGCGGGACCCATGGACCAGCGCCCTGTGGAGACCCGTCCCGATGTCCTGCTGTTCACCAGCGACCCGCTGCCCGAGCCGGTGGAAGTTACCGGCCGTCTGAAAGCGAAGCTCTTCGTGTCCTCGGACTGCCCCGACACCGACTTCACGGTGAAGCTCACCGACGTCTACCCGGATGGACGCTCGATGCTCGTGGCCGACGGCATCCTGCGCATGCGCTTCCGGGAGGGCTTCGACAGGGAGGTCTTCATGAAGCCGGGGCAGGTGTACGAGGCCGAGGTGGACCTTTGGAGCACCAGCCTGATCTTCAATAAAGGCCACCGCGTGCGGGTCGCGGTAAGCAGCAGCAACGCGCCGCGATTCGACCCCAATCCCAACACAGGCGCGGGTTTCCGGGCTAACGATGACACCCGCATCGCAAAGAACACGCTGCACGTGAGCAAGACCCATCCCTCGCACATCATCCTGCCGGTGAGGTGA
- a CDS encoding helix-turn-helix domain-containing protein: protein MTKNAEWLAEQIAKYQNDPEFITYGILDDVTDVLCGEMEARGISRAELARKMGVSRAYVTRFLNTPLNTRVETIVRFAQAVGLDVKVELVDKASSRGMTWQDVGRAAEQASLRWSVRELSGREGVSRESIGCAA, encoded by the coding sequence ATGACCAAGAACGCGGAATGGTTGGCCGAACAGATTGCCAAGTACCAGAACGATCCGGAATTCATCACCTATGGCATCCTCGACGACGTGACAGATGTGCTCTGCGGGGAGATGGAGGCACGAGGGATCAGCCGGGCGGAGTTGGCGCGGAAGATGGGCGTCTCCCGGGCGTACGTGACGCGTTTCCTGAACACGCCACTGAACACTCGCGTCGAGACCATCGTGCGCTTCGCACAGGCCGTGGGTCTGGACGTGAAGGTGGAACTGGTGGACAAAGCTTCTTCGCGCGGGATGACCTGGCAGGATGTCGGGCGGGCCGCTGAGCAGGCAAGCCTCCGCTGGTCAGTGCGTGAACTCAGCGGGAGAGAAGGAGTGTCGCGCGAATCCATCGGTTGCGCGGCCTGA